The window gAATAGTGGCTCGCAACAacgaagagagagaaaattagtgttttggaggaagagaagggagaagAGGCTGGAAGCGTAaaagatgtaatttaaaaaagatgggaggggaggaggagaagaggggggaggaaggagggaggaaggggcaAGAGAAACGACTTTAGAAGTTTTTAATGAGCCCTGGCGCTACTCCAGGGCACAGGGTGAAGgcggcagagagagagaaaaagagagagagaggggaggagaaaggagggagggagcgaaaGAGGGGatgaagcagggagggagggagggtgcgATGGAGGGAGCAACAGGGGTGCTGACTCCCAGCAGATGTCACACTGCCAGTGACACCCTgatcccccacctcctcctctgtcctgtGACGCCCTTTCACCTTTCCTCTCcaaccatctctctctctcgctctctctctctcgctctgtctctctctctctctctcgctctctctctctagccctctctctgtctctctctctcactttccctctgtctctctacccctctctctgtctctctctttatacctctctctacctctttcGAACTaactatctttctttctttctctctacttctctctcttactctctctctacctctctttctacttctccatctctctctctttctttctctctctaccaCTCTCTCTacccctttctctgtctctctctacctctccatctctctctctgtctctctctctctgtgtgtacctctctctgcctctcttgcTAActacctctctttctttctctctctaccaCTCTCTCTacccctttctctgtctctctctacctctccatctctctgtctgtctctctctctctctctgtgtacctCTCTTTACCTCTCTTGCTAActacctctctttctttctctctctctaccactctctctctgtctgtctatctctctgtctctctctaccactctctcttttttttctccctctctccctctacctctcactctctctccacctctcggGTTTCTCACCACTGTTCATGTCGCGTTAATGTTCAGCACATCGCTGCTAAGttgcaaaaaaaatcaaagctgATAATTAGGAGCAATTTATTCGGAATAACTTGAGAGCGAGATGTTGTACTTTTTAAGTGTTGAGAATGTTGAGAGGGACAAGAACACACGACgacaagcagagagagacacgTTTCTTGTCGTTAGTATTGACACCGCCGAATTAATGGAAGGTGGCGACTATTTCAAGCCAGAAATCCTTCCTCATGACTGTAAACTacaacacatcatcatcagcatcatcacttttttttaaatgtgggaTTTCACTCTGAAGTACCGATACTGCACTTTTAGGGCCGATACCATTTATTAAGGAGTAATCAAACTCAGATATGTTGGCCGATATATGTGAAGaacatttacataaacatagatttttttttttcattgatccTTTAAATATAGTTCAGACTTCTCTCTTAAAATGTAGGAAGTGTTGTTATCTGACATCAGGGTCATACTCAGTGCAGCCAAAATGTAGAAAAGAGTCTTAAAGTTTTCTGCTTGTTTTGCTGCGAAGAggcgacccccccccccccccacacacacacacacataccattgTCTTcagtctgcatgtgtgttttgttttgggtttttttcttaaattttaTTCAAAATATTAACCTTGCAAGATCATGACATCACAAGATCATGCTTCATCTCGTCAGGCTTCAGGTTACACGCTCCTGTCGGCGTTGCTAACCAAGCTGCGGAGACAGATGATGATGGACAGATgcttcatccaatcacctgctaCGTATCTTTTTAAAGCACGCATGCTCTTCTTCAAACTGTTTCCACAAACgccttctcagatggttctgtgtaacaaaccatctggtgcgTCAGCTTATTTAAAACCTACAACAAAAATGTCAGGTCGGCCCAGGTGTTCATACATCCTTCCATGCCACGTTGTGATTGGTTGGTTTGTAGTTTTGGGTCGTAGAAGCACTTACATTGTGAGCATTGgtccttattttctctttgatGCCAAAGCTCCAGGTGAAGACGTCACGGAGCAGTCTCACTCACTATTGTTAAATTTAATCTGAAATAGCCAGAAATAATGTAAAAGGTCTTTAAATATGGTGACTGGCCACTATGAGCCTCCAGAGTTTGCtgatatattcaaatatttgctggttgcagcttctcaaatgtgatgatttgaatttttttcttgtcataCGCCTACTGATGGTTGGTAATATGGATTGTtaatcagaaaaaacaaaattttaTAACagcatttttctctatttttttgacattttatagatgaaCAATTAATCACATAAATGAGATTAAACGATAATGAAAATTAGTTGCACCTTCAAGCGTTTTTAGGTAGAAAAACTTGTACAACTGTTAAAGAAAGTAGTTTgatttgtttaatgtgttttcatgtcaaCATTTCTTCGTCAGAATTAGAAATAGTTTATAGGTCTTTTCCCAGGTGCTAAAAAACATGCGTATTCAAATGTAGTCGTGactttaacattacatttaattggTTTGGGTCCCAGGCTAACACCTGGTAAGAACGCTTGTTaatccttcattccctcctcctcctactctccctctctctctcccgcccctccctctcctctctccagaCTCCGTATCACGTGAACCTGTTGCTGGCGGGCTACGATGACACAGACGGCCCGGGTCTCTACTACATGGACTACCTGTCTTCCCTGGCCAAGGCCCCCTTCGCTGCCCACGGCTACGGAgccttcctcactctctccatTCTTGACCGCTACTACACGCCAGGTCAGAGCACAGAAACGCCTCGTGCATGTTCTCGCTGTTTTTATTGTTCCTACGAGACCGACCGGAGAGAGacgagagacggagagagagaaagaaatgaagaagatGATGTGATGAACTCTGTAGAGTGTGGAGTTGATTCATAGACAAACCAGCTGTGGTTTTAAAATGTACACACTCATCGCTCGTATGTCAAATAATAACAGAAGAAACAAGACAGTGGTTTGTAGTCTACACTGTAAAATATATCCCAAATTAGCTCCTATATTTTTACAATTTACTcgttttttaaccttttttttatcacGACATTAAGACACTAAATATCCACTCAgttcctcaaaaaaaaaagaaaaagaaaagatgtttCTCTTCTCAGTTCTTCTCAAAAATTCAACAActccttctttctctcaattcaacattctcatttttttcttccctttgttTTAGATCTGACCCGAGACGAAGCGGTGGATCTGCTGAAGAAGTGCGTTGAGGAGGTGAGTCAGGAAGTCGTTTAACTCCTGTGTTTAAGtatgaataagaataagaatggCACTCATTAAATTTAAGTGTTAGTTCAGTTACTCAGCATGTCAAATAGTAACTTAACCACTCTGAAAAGGCAGCCATCAGTATTTAGAGTCTAAACAAAGATATTTCATTTCAactcatgtatttattttagtagccttaaaaaacacactgctgttCTGTTTCCCATCACTCTGATTCTCCTCctactttatttaatttcacattcatttttgcGCTTTAACTAAACTTTCTGTTTCCtcccattttcattttgtttctccTGCAGCTGAGCAAGCGCTTCATCCTGAACCTCACTTCCTTCACCGTCCGGTTGATTGACAAGGAGGGCATCCATGACCTGGAGAAGCTCACCCTCGGCGCCAAGTGACCGCTCAATGCTTAGCTACCAACTACCAACCCTCACACCctcgttccttttttttttttttgtactgttttgACCTCCTTGCTCTTTCTGTTCCAATAAAAAGTGACACACAGTTGAGATACAAGCTCTTTGTCCCTGTGGTGCTTTCTCGTTGCTCTCTAGTCTACTCATCTGCACATAGAAAGAGAACAGCCTTCTGGCTGTGTACTTTTGCACTTGAATTCAGCGAGTGTGCGTGTGGGTAATGTACACTTGCTCATGCTTGTACACGTGTAATAAAACACGCATGCACATATTCATGTGGAAAAGTTTCCCAGTAGGATGTTGGTCCATGTCCCTGAATGACCAAGATACAGAGAAACACAAGATTACATCCTCAGGGTTTAAATGTTTTGCACCACATCAGTTTTTGAGCGTTTTTTAACAAGCTATCACAGATTGACATGAAACCTTGAAGATAATAGCAATGTAATTAAAAGTCACACAATATAGTCATAAAATGTTAACTCCACACCTCTCATTCTCACACTGCCAGTAAATTCATAAACAGCCTGCACAAAGTTGGCATTTAGTGAGTGGGGTTATTTTGTGATTGTGATTCAGTCTGTGCAGGTTTGTCAGAAACAAGTCCAGCTTAGCTTCaggaaagacatttttttttttttttaaactattcattttttccaccgtcTGTCCACCAACCAACACACAACACCTAATGaatttaaatagattttggCTGTAACCCTCACTCATCCCCAGCTCCACTCTGAAAGCTGAAATATGAACCAAAGTGAGATATTGTGTGTTGATGTTCACAGTCTTGAGACAAAAGGCCTCTGGATTTTGAGAAGGGGGACAAATTGCAGATTATTGGGATGAAGATACATTTATTTACCTTTGTGTACCTTACTTAATAATCTTCAGTCAACCACATTTTATGGTCTTCATCACTGGATTGAATTTGCTCAGCTGTGATTTTGTGACTTATCTTTGgtaaaattgaaatatatgaCCATTTATTATCATGTAATTGAAACTCTGTATTTGGGTCACGTGATGATAATGAACAACCGTCATGATACCTGATAAAACTCTGATGATGAACATGaaatgtggttgaaagctccagaaaaagaCTTGTACATTGATCTTGTGTTAAGATAATATTGTTAAACGTCCATTCACAGGGTCAactattaattttttttactgttgacCTCCTTGCTCTTTTTGTTCCACTAAAAAGTTGAGATACCCCATGGGGCTTCTTCATTGCTCTCCCTTCTCATTTTAGAAATGTTACAGTTAAGGTAGCTAGtttgaagaaaaggaaaatcatTTACGTATTAGATTAAAATGTGCTGCCAGGTGACAGACATTTAGCACTTCCACTCCTGTCCAAAATTTGCCCTTTTCCATTTAACTGCAGGGTAAAAGGAATGGGAATAATCGGAATAACTTGACGAAGAAAAGCAAAAGAACAGAAGACAGGGTGCAACTTTTTTGTCTGTCAGTTAAGTAAATGTCCAGTTTGAGTTTTTTGGCTGTCGGGGATATTTGGATTTCGTACCATCATTTGGCAGGTGCTAGTTTTGTGCCCTAATAGAAGATAATATATGATGTATTTCCTCTTATAATGTTGGATGCATCAAACTAGTCAgtgacacaaataaaaaaaaaataaaaaaagtttggtCTGCATATCAAGTCTTTATTGATAGTTTATTAAAGAAATGTAGTTATTAAAAGTGTCTAAATCATTGAAGAATCTACATTTTCTGATATTtgtataatattttattcattttttatttaaattaattagaGCTTCagtaattaatcaattaattaatcaacaaatgacagaaaattaatctgcaattattttgaaatgcgattatttaaaatatttttttaaaagagaaaatgtttccagcgTCTTAATTGTGAATATATTCCAGTTTTTACTTCTATAATTGTTGATTGTTGGTTGGAGACATATTATGttgcatttttcacaattttctgacatttttaaagaccaattaattaatcaattaattaagaCCTAATTAATTAGCGACAATAATTGATAGTTTCAGCCTTAAATTGAATCATCTTAAAGCAAGATGAATATTGCACTACTCATTTTCAATATAACTTGATTTATAGGGTTAATGTGTCCCATCTGAATCATGAACCAAACAGCCATCAAGGTAAACAGATAATTTTCCAAATTATGGGCTCCCTCGAGATGTAATTATATCAAATTGAAATgctttaaatagttaaatatgtttttgtatgttCAACAATGAGCCATCAGGTGGGTTTTTAGGATCACCTCGGTCATTTGATACACATTTAACCcctgaaatacatttaaaaagtcttcCATTAATGTTATATCAGAGGTTGATACAGTCAATGAGCACACTTACATACAGCTGTGACTGAGAATAACCAGGCCAAGTTTagatgtgtgtgtcacagacagagagagagagggagactgTAAGCTCATGTAGActactagagagagagagagagagtgagacagtgtgtgtggctCTATCACCGTCTCCTCTCTCCACCACAGACAGGTgattaataaacattaaacaatCCCTCCTCTCTCAAACACACCGGAATCTGACGGGAAGAGCAGCATATGTTTGCCTGgaggcacagagagagatggagagcgGCCCCGCTGAGTGTCAGATAGAGGGAGAGAATAGGGGAGAGCGGGTGAggatgggatgggggggggggtttaggttacagagaaggagatgaagggattggaggggtggggggtgcacAGGAGGGTAATgagatgggaggagagaaaaaggggaagATACGGCAGGTAGGAGTGTTTGAGAGTGTCTGAGCAGGCGACGCATGTATGTGTGCAGTCCCTGGAAAGCAGTAATTGCTGTGAGTATCTcatcctggttaaataaagtgAAGGACTGTGTGcaggggaggtgtgtgtgtgtgtgtggcatatTGGGGCACTGGGGGGGTCGCACCACTGCCTCCCTTCTGTTCTCCCAGGTACATCATGCAGGGGCTGCAGATGTGCCCCAGCAGCAGCCTCCCCCGGGCCCCCTGCTGGTGGAGCCCTGCATGAATATATAGAGGGGGGCCCCTGAATTGTTGAGTGGCCCTTTGGGGTGCACACAGAAAATCCGTCCTAAgcataatatgtgtgtgtacgtgtgtgaaAGGAAGGCCAAAGCGTCAAATCCCTTAACGCTGAGCTGATCCTGCGTCAGACTAGCGCTCCAACCACGCTGGCAGCTGTTAGTCTGTGCTTTgaactaaatgctaacatcaacaTCCTAACACGCTCACAGTGactatgctaacatgctgatgacTGTATTAAAGTGGTTAGTTTAGACTGCCTGAATCAGATTAGActggatttattttttgtgttagCCTCTCAAGACAAGtcatcaaatatattaaaataggAGATTATTTTCACATATATTTGGCATTTAACAAGAAATAATTGAAGGAATAACATGGGAActgtttatttcattgtttaaGTGTTTAAAGCGTCTTAGTTTAaagtgttagcatgttagctaaCTGCTCATGAGGaccaaacacaaaatacagcagcCACTACTTCTGTGTGTTACGACAGAGCTTCGGtcatgaaatatattaaaataagagGTTATGAACATTATTTTCACATATATTTGGCATTTAACAAGAAATAAGTGAAGGAATAACATGAGAACTGATTATTGTAATAATGTATGTGTTTAAAGTGTCTTAGTTTAaagtgttagcatgttagctaaCTGCTCATTAGGaccaaacacaaaatacagtttCGGCTAATGGTATTGTTTATAATTAGTTTGGTATTTGGTCTTAAAGCAAAGTAAAATTAAGTTTGCAAAGTTgagggatcaccaaagttattacaattacTGAAGGAAACATTAATATCTGGACATAAATTAATGGAAATCCCAATAGCTTACATAGCCTACTattcatttcttttagctggacttacaaaaatgcatcttttcttaaatgaatatccttcatattctatcaaatgttctactggaccataaaatagggattgtaaatgtcttttttcccataATATccataatcaaatatttatgaatgactgatggaggattttatgaatgtgaaatggcgtagagattaattatgagtcagaatttGAACAGGTTGTAGGGTTAAGCTATtgctttgaaaaacaaaatcaacaagAAGGTATCCAACATCATTAAGATATTTTTCCTCAGGGAACCACGAAGATCTGAGCAGATTTTTGTGACAAGCTATGTCATGATTGTTGATATATTTCATAGAATAAGTGATAagtttgacctgctggtggtgaCACAGTTAAAAGGTATCACCAAAATAactaggattcatcctctggggagcaTGAATgccatttaatttaatttaaataaataatttaacatttaatgcCATCAGATGTTTAGTTTTTGGGATATTTTAGTCCCAAACAAAGTAGTAGTCCTTCAATgtcactcttttctctcttttaatttaaaattgtaAGTTTAATATGTCTTTTGATTATCTTTTTGAACTGACAGTCAGCCAAAACTAGCAATTTAAAGACATCTCTTTGGGCTGTTGGACATTTGTcactatttcctgacattttatagactaaataaTTAACAGGGTAATCGAAAAAATAATCGACAGgtcaatcaataatgaaattaaGTGTTAGTCTGAGCCCTAGCTGTGACCTTCCTGTTTGACTGAGAGTAGACTTTGCCTACAGGgttcaataaaaaatgtcattattgtgACTGAGGGAAGGAAGAGTGGATGCATTtacaataaaagcaaataaaaccagATTTTCAACCTTTGCATTTAAAACTATGTTGAAGTGGGCAGTTGCAGTTTAAAGGTGCCTGAAGGTGCcattacgttttttttttttattgtttttgattcagattaaaaaacataaaaacacacttgtGAAACTTAACCGATCAGTTCTTAATtctttaataatatattacatttatgccgtaatacaataataataataacaacagtaataacattaataataaacatacacagaAAGTACAAAatgatttgtgttatttttcttaAGTTACCAACACGTAGTagttcaaaataaaaagaaaccaaaTCTCCTTTTAGCTGCCTGTTACTCCTCCTTTTACCCCCCTGCTGCTAACCCAGAGAACTCAATTTCCCATGACCACCCACTAACGAACTACAAATGGAAGCTGCGTCCCATCAGGTTGGAGTTAAAAGtccacccctcccccccccaaaaaaaaaaagttccagaGGAGCAATGAGCAGGTCGTTGTCTCGGATATGGCTTACGATGCTTCCCAGATGAGTTCGgtccagcatgtgtgtgtgtgtgtgtgtgtttttaagtgtgtgaCTGATGACTGTGGGGGGGGCTGCTAAGAACACAGAAAAAGGTGGACATGTTTTaccaaatttaaaaacaaaaaaggggggcaggggggagggaataaataaataaataaaaaccataGTGCCATATGCAGGAACTCATCCTGAAGAGATGTTTCGGAGACGCCATCGCGACACAAACCAGCTACTGAGAAGAGAGGTCCATGCGTCATTGAGAGTGAGGTGGTTGTCGacacacattacagtacagATATCATCATAAACCCCCCTGCCTCCATGACGACAGGGTCCGCAGAGGTTTCTGGGAGGTAAAAGTCTTTGTCCTGAGGGCGAAAGGTAAAGACACAGAGGGGCCACGAGTCAGTCTGTTTTACCCCCTCTTTTCTCTTACTTTCTGCcgctcatccatccatcaatcaaatccatccatccatccgtccatccatccatccaaccacaCATCTGTCCGTCTTCCCCCTCTTATTTGCGGTGCTTCATCTCCTTGTCGTGGTggctcttccctcctccctctcctttatCCAGCATTTTAATTGCCTCCATCAGGTAGCTCTGGAAAGCGGAGAGCGCGGCGCAGATGGCAGGAGTGCCGAAGCCGTGGGTGAGCAGGCTGAAGTGGGTGAGGCTTCCCTGGACGCCGGGCTCCAGGCAAGGGGTGGGTCGACTGCCGCCCAACGGAGAGCGGTCCTGGGACATCAGGTCCACGAACTCCTTACAGATCTccctgaagaagaagagaaaggaaggcgTTAGTTTTTTTCAGCTATTGACAACCTAGTGTTACCTCGTTTTAAATAAATCCAACCTTTGCTGAAACTTGAATTATAAAGTTTTGCACACCCTTAACACAAAGGCCACTGAGGTTTAGGCCAATTAAGCTACCAAAAAAGACAGGGTATGTATATTAattacagtaccagtcaaaagtttggacacactttctcatttaagTAAATGGAAAAGTGTGCCTGaagttttgactggtactgcatATCTAATATTTGCCCTTGGACAGTTTTGGAAATCAGATTATGTGAAGAAACACATAAATTTGACATAAAACTTTCatcttaaggcccatttatttGGTGATTCTGGAGCTTTCACACATATCTCACAACCTTCCTCTGCAGATGGagtttaaagatcccctccagacatgttttaggatgtatataaaatactctactttgaataataatttgtgccTAATACgttttttacacacaaaaaaagttgaactatctcgttaaaatccttaaaacgACATCTCGGCCTTCTCCATTATTAAAAATTCCAAAAAccatgaatatgcaaatatttttcttttcaatagTTTAACTGCTGGTTACGAGATGTCTCCTACTTTGCAGAAAAGTgctttctcagtgtttgtgtacttcctgttttaatATCACACTTATAAGTGGAAGTTAAATACTGGACcacgattggctccaaactggttgtgatgtcacaaatcacgCTCGTTTGTAAATGCCTCACTGTcacatttaaaggtgcagtgtgtaagatttagtggcaacTAGTGGTGAGTTTGCAGATtacaactgaatacccctccccccATCCTCCAAACATGGAGGAGAATTTACAGTGGCTGtgaaattcacaaaaaacatgaaagccCCCctgtagagtcagtgtttggtttgtcccttctgggctactgtagaaacatggcggtgcaacatggcgggctctgtggaagaggacccactctcTCTGGTATTAAGGGCTTACTCTAAGCTAACGAAAACACagtcattcttattttcaggtgattatataTCAATTTAAACATAAT is drawn from Scomber japonicus isolate fScoJap1 chromosome 15, fScoJap1.pri, whole genome shotgun sequence and contains these coding sequences:
- the psmb2 gene encoding proteasome subunit beta type-2; this encodes MEYLIGIQGPDFVLVAADNVAASSIIQMKHDYDKMFKLSEKILMLCVGEAGDTVQFAEYIQKNVQLYKMRNGYELSPAAAANFTRKNLADYLRSRTPYHVNLLLAGYDDTDGPGLYYMDYLSSLAKAPFAAHGYGAFLTLSILDRYYTPDLTRDEAVDLLKKCVEELSKRFILNLTSFTVRLIDKEGIHDLEKLTLGAK